Proteins encoded together in one Antricoccus suffuscus window:
- a CDS encoding SDR family oxidoreductase — protein MTNHIADKVIVITGAGSGFGRLVAEMTAAAGAKVVGADINEDGLKAMAEAIRAKGQIVECVVTDITDRGQTDRLAQHAIDKFGAIDVLVNNAGIMPLAYFADHKEASRAWSRAIDVNIKGVVNGISAVYDQMIKQGRGHVVNISSIYGNAGIEGSGVYSATKAAVTSLSDSLRIEAKGKIKVTTVKPTGVPGTNLASAVVNEAAILGLVGNRREHYLASGQKFATGELSTAETDPDNVQYWAITPTELAKNVVYVIDQPWGISISDITVRASGDDYVY, from the coding sequence ATGACCAACCATATTGCGGACAAAGTCATCGTCATCACGGGCGCCGGAAGCGGGTTCGGCAGGCTCGTCGCCGAAATGACCGCGGCAGCCGGCGCCAAGGTCGTCGGCGCCGACATAAACGAAGACGGCCTCAAAGCAATGGCGGAAGCCATTCGAGCCAAAGGTCAGATCGTCGAGTGCGTCGTCACCGACATCACCGACAGGGGGCAGACGGACCGGCTTGCCCAGCACGCCATCGACAAATTCGGCGCGATCGACGTACTCGTCAACAACGCCGGCATCATGCCGCTCGCCTACTTCGCCGACCACAAGGAGGCGTCGCGTGCGTGGTCCAGGGCGATTGACGTCAACATCAAGGGGGTCGTCAACGGGATCAGCGCCGTCTACGACCAGATGATCAAGCAGGGTCGCGGACACGTCGTCAACATCTCGTCGATCTACGGCAACGCCGGCATCGAGGGATCAGGCGTCTACAGCGCGACGAAAGCCGCGGTCACCAGTCTCTCGGACTCGCTGCGGATCGAGGCTAAGGGCAAGATCAAGGTCACGACCGTGAAGCCAACGGGCGTTCCCGGTACCAACTTGGCCAGCGCCGTCGTCAACGAAGCCGCGATACTCGGACTCGTGGGCAACCGCCGGGAGCACTACTTGGCCAGCGGCCAGAAATTCGCGACCGGCGAACTTTCCACGGCAGAGACCGACCCCGACAACGTGCAGTACTGGGCCATCACTCCGACCGAGCTCGCTAAAAACGTTGTCTACGTGATCGACCAGCCGTGGGGTATCAGCATCAGCGACATCACCGTGCGTGCCAGCGGAGACGACTACGTCTACTAG
- a CDS encoding SDR family NAD(P)-dependent oxidoreductase, which produces MTTSTANKTTVLITGANRGLGRETARRLGALGWTVWLGARDAEQAAAVAAELSRHNADVRPIQLDVTDDASVEAAAKSVAAEHDHLDVLVNNAGIPGGWIQTEEVTPADFLPVYGVNVLGPVRMTRAFLPLLRASSQPRIVMVSSGMGSFGITTDSDRFESTLKSLVYTSSKAALNMITSQYAKALDGVQVNAVDPGYTDTEFNDHRGTQTVREGTDAIVTLATADPDGPTGGYFDRSGPIPW; this is translated from the coding sequence ATGACTACATCAACAGCGAACAAGACCACCGTCCTCATCACCGGCGCGAACCGCGGACTAGGCCGAGAGACCGCGCGCCGGCTAGGCGCGCTCGGCTGGACCGTCTGGCTGGGCGCCCGGGACGCCGAGCAGGCAGCAGCAGTCGCAGCCGAACTCTCGCGCCACAATGCCGACGTGCGACCGATCCAGCTCGACGTCACCGACGACGCTTCGGTCGAGGCTGCGGCAAAGTCCGTTGCCGCCGAGCACGACCACCTCGACGTACTCGTCAACAACGCCGGCATTCCGGGAGGCTGGATCCAAACCGAAGAGGTGACACCCGCCGACTTCCTCCCCGTGTACGGCGTCAACGTGCTCGGCCCGGTGCGCATGACGCGCGCCTTCCTCCCGCTGTTGCGGGCCTCGTCGCAGCCGCGGATCGTGATGGTGTCCAGCGGGATGGGTTCGTTCGGCATCACGACCGACTCCGACCGGTTCGAGTCGACGCTCAAATCGCTGGTCTACACCTCGTCCAAGGCCGCACTCAACATGATCACCTCGCAGTACGCGAAAGCCCTCGACGGCGTACAAGTCAATGCGGTCGATCCGGGCTACACCGACACCGAGTTCAACGACCATCGTGGCACGCAGACCGTCCGTGAAGGCACCGACGCGATCGTGACACTCGCGACCGCTGATCCAGATGGGCCGACCGGCGGATACTTCGATCGGTCCGGTCCGATCCCTTGGTAA
- a CDS encoding helix-turn-helix transcriptional regulator, translated as MNRTELAHVLRRARGRLTPADVGLAAGGRRRVSGLRREEVAYLAGVSVDYVVRLEQARGPQPSTSVLSALARALQMSDDERDEFFHLAGSAPPLPGRISVVVRPSIQRLVERLSDLPVMVMSAKGDILAWNSLSAALVRDWSEVPVRERNIIWQQFLGDPDRIVFTPQERKVAMSQSVASLRACAARYPGDPGLAWLLAELHRRSPAFSELWESGATAPWRSFTKTFAHPSIGPITLDCDSMHLPDADQMVIVYSAGAGSGAAEALELLRVIGIQRMDSAER; from the coding sequence ATGAACCGTACTGAGCTCGCTCACGTTCTGCGGCGCGCCCGCGGCCGACTGACCCCGGCCGACGTCGGGTTGGCCGCCGGTGGGAGGCGTCGGGTCAGTGGCCTGCGCCGCGAAGAGGTCGCCTATCTTGCCGGTGTGAGTGTCGACTACGTCGTACGACTCGAGCAGGCGCGCGGCCCTCAGCCGTCGACGTCGGTCCTGTCGGCCCTTGCCCGAGCATTGCAAATGAGTGATGACGAGCGGGACGAGTTCTTTCATCTGGCAGGTAGCGCGCCGCCGTTACCGGGTCGGATCAGCGTGGTCGTGCGCCCGAGTATCCAGCGGCTAGTGGAGCGACTGTCGGATCTACCGGTCATGGTGATGAGCGCCAAGGGCGACATCCTGGCCTGGAACTCATTGTCAGCTGCGTTAGTGCGCGACTGGTCCGAGGTGCCGGTACGCGAGCGCAACATCATCTGGCAACAGTTCCTCGGCGACCCGGATCGGATCGTGTTTACCCCGCAAGAGCGCAAGGTCGCGATGAGCCAGTCGGTCGCGAGCCTGCGTGCGTGTGCGGCGCGCTATCCAGGCGATCCCGGACTTGCTTGGCTGCTTGCCGAGCTCCATCGGCGCAGCCCCGCCTTTAGCGAGTTATGGGAGTCTGGTGCGACGGCGCCGTGGCGCAGCTTTACCAAGACCTTCGCGCACCCCTCGATCGGGCCGATCACGCTGGACTGCGACTCGATGCATCTGCCCGATGCTGACCAGATGGTGATCGTGTACTCGGCCGGTGCCGGGTCGGGCGCCGCCGAGGCGCTCGAGTTGCTGCGCGTCATCGGGATCCAGCGGATGGACAGCGCCGAGCGTTAA